In Candidatus Manganitrophus noduliformans, the genomic stretch TTGATCTCTCCGATCAAGAAGGAGATGAATGCCGTGCTGGAAAGAGATCCTTCCAACGATGTGGCGCATCATGTCCTGGGGGTCCTCTACCGGAAGGTCCCCGGCTTGATGGGAGGATCGATCAAAAAATCGATTGAGGCGCTGCAGGAGGCGGTCCGATTGAACCCCGCCAGCACCCCTTCCTATCTCGATCTGGCCAAGAGTTATCTGGAAAAGGGGGAGAAAGAGAAGGCGAGTGCGGCTTTGGAAAAACTTCTCTCGATTGACCACCCTTCGGATCGCGTCCAATCGAAAATGGATCGGGCCGAGGCGGAGAAGCTCCTTGCCGAGCTTCAATCTCCCTAGCTTCTGCTTGCAATCACCCCGTTATTTCGGGTAGAATGATCCCACTTCAGTCTCATATTCAATCAAATTAGATAGTTATATCGCTATGAAGAAGAGTAAAATTACAATTGTCGGCGCGGGACAGGTCGGCGGGACGACGGCGCAAAGGCTCGCAGAAAAAGAGTTCGCCGATATCGTGTTGCTCGACATTCAGCCGGATCTCCCTCGGGGGAAAGTCCTCGATCTTTTGGAGTCAGGCCCTATTTACGGCTATGATACCCGCTTGACCGGGACCGCGAATTACGAGGAAACGGCGAATTCGGATATCGTCGTGATCACCTCGGGTGTTCCGCGGAAGCCGGGAATGAGCCGCGACGATCTTCTACGGGTCAACGTCGGGATCGTTAAAACGGTGACGGAGCAGGTTGTCCAGAGATCTCCGGAGGCAATTCTCATTGTTGTTTCCAATCCGCTCGATGCCATGACCTACGTGGCCCATCGGGTCAGCCGATTTCCAAGGGAGCGGGTCCTTGGAATGGCAGGGGCGCTCGACTCGGCCCGGTTTCGCGCCTTTATTTCGATGGAATTGGGAGTTTCGGTCGAGAACATACACGCGTTTGTGCTCGGCGGACACGGCGACAGCATGGTTCCGCTTCCTCGGTATACGACCGTCGCCGGCATCCCATTGACGGAATTGTTGCCGAAAGAGAGATTGGATGCGCTCATCCAGAGAACACG encodes the following:
- the mdh gene encoding malate dehydrogenase, producing the protein MKKSKITIVGAGQVGGTTAQRLAEKEFADIVLLDIQPDLPRGKVLDLLESGPIYGYDTRLTGTANYEETANSDIVVITSGVPRKPGMSRDDLLRVNVGIVKTVTEQVVQRSPEAILIVVSNPLDAMTYVAHRVSRFPRERVLGMAGALDSARFRAFISMELGVSVENIHAFVLGGHGDSMVPLPRYTTVAGIPLTELLPKERLDALIQRTRDGGAEIVKLFKTGSAFYAPSAAVAEMVEAIMKDKKKILPCAVLCQGEYKIDNLFVGVPVKLGQGGIEEIIQIQLTPEEEANFRRSAAAVRELCQSVDKMI